The genomic stretch TCCTATGATGCGACCCAAACTGTGTTTATGGGATTGCAACAACAACCTACTCGCAAAGGTTTGAGAGATACCCTCAGAAGCCCAGATTTTTTGGTTGAGGGAGCCAGTGGCAAGATTCAATTCTTACCTTCTGGAGAACGCAGAATTGTGCCAGGAATCGGTGTACTTGTGAAAGTCCAACCCAGCGCCAAAGCTCCTCTTCGGTATGAGTTTGCCCTTCTCAAGCCATAAATCGGGTCTTAGTTTCTGCCTGGGAGGAACCTGCGATCGCAATCGCCTCGAATTTCCTTGGCGTTAGATGAAGCTGACTGGCGGGGACAGGGCAGTTATCAGGTTAGTCACTTATCATTAAGTAAGGTAAAGCGTATCTCAAAAAGTAGAGTTAAAACTCATGGTGTTATTTGGATTTGGCAAAAAGTTGAGCCTACCTACGCCAGCAGAAGCCTTGCCAGGACGGGCAGAACCCATGTCGGTCCCGGAAAAGCACTTTGTTAATGGCAACCCCTTGCAGCCTCCTTACCCTGCTGGGCTAGAGGTGGCTATGTTTGGCATGGGATGCTTCTGGGGCGCAGAACGGAAGTTTTGGCAGTTACCGGGTGTGTTCACAACTGCTGTGGGCTATGCTGCTGGCGTGACCCCAAACCCCACTTACCAAGAAGTTTGCTCTGGTATGACTGGGCACAATGAAGTGGTGCAAGTGGTGTTTGATCCCAAGCAAATCAGCTATGAGGCTTTGCTGAAAGTGTTTTGGGAGAACCACAACCCCACCCAAGGCATGCGTCAAGGCAATGATTCTGGAACTCAGTATCGCTCTGGGATCTATGTGTATTCGGAGCAGCAACGTAAACTGGCGGAAACTTCGCGGGATGCTTACCAACCAGGCTTAATCAAAGCAGGTTATGGAACTATCACGACGGAGATTATTGAGGCTCCAGAGTTATACTACGCAGAAAGCTACCATCAACAATACTTAGCGAAGAACCCCAACGGTTACTGCGGCTTGGGTGGGACTAATGTTTGCTTGCCAGACGTGATTCAAGCTTAAGGCAAAGTTTGAGAGTTCTACGCAGTTTTGCGATCGCTGGCAGCACCAACCCTGCCAGCTTTGTTATTTTACA from Trichocoleus desertorum ATA4-8-CV12 encodes the following:
- the msrA gene encoding peptide-methionine (S)-S-oxide reductase MsrA; translation: MVLFGFGKKLSLPTPAEALPGRAEPMSVPEKHFVNGNPLQPPYPAGLEVAMFGMGCFWGAERKFWQLPGVFTTAVGYAAGVTPNPTYQEVCSGMTGHNEVVQVVFDPKQISYEALLKVFWENHNPTQGMRQGNDSGTQYRSGIYVYSEQQRKLAETSRDAYQPGLIKAGYGTITTEIIEAPELYYAESYHQQYLAKNPNGYCGLGGTNVCLPDVIQA